From one Halosimplex rubrum genomic stretch:
- a CDS encoding DUF7284 family protein → MTGRRPDRAISTVVDVTFALLLVSASIAVLAVALTDDEPASDPLQADRTAETLAAATRTVEYTLDPVRSESQFNDGGYDYERSTHGALTGLLADGAVTNAQFPDGGDGDPYDPDGPAHLTRAGEDFATAVDGAVRGTLTSAGTDAHVVAVWTPYTDSAIRGRMEAGADLPPGGDTSTATLTVPSKMPAPDEADLERAFRVDGYSGVSELIAGAIVEGYFPTGETQLALERDGLGRALAVYRYQRMAELVDHPEFETDPALGAVGSHPVSRTQADAATANAELQADLATMIGEELQHEYPSADAERIASAVSVGEVTVTVTTWNE, encoded by the coding sequence GTGACGGGACGACGACCGGACAGAGCGATCAGTACGGTCGTGGACGTGACGTTCGCGCTGTTGCTGGTCAGCGCGTCGATCGCGGTCCTGGCGGTGGCGTTGACCGACGACGAGCCCGCCAGCGACCCGCTCCAGGCCGACCGGACGGCCGAGACGCTCGCGGCAGCGACCCGGACGGTCGAGTACACGCTCGACCCCGTCCGCAGCGAATCACAGTTCAACGACGGCGGGTACGACTACGAGCGGTCGACCCACGGGGCGCTGACGGGGTTGCTGGCCGACGGGGCGGTCACGAACGCGCAGTTCCCCGACGGGGGCGACGGCGACCCGTACGACCCCGACGGGCCGGCGCACCTGACGAGAGCGGGTGAGGACTTCGCGACGGCCGTCGACGGCGCGGTCAGGGGGACGCTGACGAGCGCCGGCACCGACGCGCACGTCGTCGCGGTCTGGACGCCGTACACCGATTCGGCGATCCGCGGGCGGATGGAGGCGGGCGCCGACCTGCCCCCCGGTGGCGACACGAGTACGGCGACGCTGACGGTCCCGAGCAAGATGCCCGCGCCGGACGAGGCGGATCTCGAACGGGCCTTCCGCGTCGACGGCTACAGCGGCGTCTCGGAGCTGATCGCCGGGGCGATCGTCGAGGGGTACTTCCCGACCGGGGAGACCCAGCTGGCGCTCGAGCGCGACGGGCTCGGTCGGGCGCTGGCGGTCTACCGCTACCAGCGGATGGCCGAACTCGTCGACCACCCGGAGTTCGAGACCGACCCCGCGCTCGGCGCGGTCGGGTCCCACCCGGTCAGCCGGACGCAGGCCGACGCCGCGACGGCCAACGCGGAACTGCAGGCCGACCTGGCGACGATGATCGGCGAGGAGCTACAGCACGAGTACCCGAGCGCGGACGCCGAACGCATCGCGTCGGCCGTCTCGGTCGGTGAAGTGACCGTTACCGTGACTACCTGGAACGAATGA
- a CDS encoding PIN domain-containing protein, giving the protein MFDPDARDAFIAGTAKHLDEPLAVADSDFDVEGIDELLDVDFV; this is encoded by the coding sequence GTGTTCGATCCCGACGCCCGCGACGCGTTCATCGCAGGGACGGCGAAACACCTCGACGAACCGCTTGCCGTCGCCGACTCCGACTTCGATGTCGAGGGGATCGACGAGCTACTCGATGTCGACTTCGTCTGA
- the phaC gene encoding class III poly(R)-hydroxyalkanoic acid synthase subunit PhaC, which translates to MASERAEPFNPISLALDAQRTALETMTDATEQNAELPEALATVETVDVGQTPSEVVYEENKLELLHYQPEEAGIEPDETHDVPILIVYALINKPYILDLQEERSVVRRLLEAGHDVYLIDWNEPSRMDQHLTLDDYVNRYIENCVDVVRDRSSQDKINILGYCMGGTMSAMYAALHPEKVNALGLMAAGLCFQGTGGVLEQWGSDEYYDPEDVTDTFGNVPAEFLDVGFALMDPVDNYVSKYVRFYENLDNEDFVENFGRMERWLSEGIDVAGEAYDQFLTDLYQENKLYHNEMELDGVHVDVENIDMPVLQIMGEYDHLIPADASKPFNEVVGSDDVTTIEYATGHIGLSVSSSSHEEVWPEVCEWYADRAPATDEEAAEEEAVAETTAEDEPDSPDVDTVDGVGPTYADRLRDAGIATVADLVASEPADVAEITGAPVSRVEDWFEQVE; encoded by the coding sequence ATGGCGAGCGAACGCGCCGAACCGTTCAACCCCATCTCGCTCGCGCTCGACGCCCAGCGCACCGCGCTGGAGACGATGACCGACGCGACCGAGCAGAACGCCGAGCTCCCCGAGGCGCTGGCGACCGTCGAGACCGTCGACGTGGGCCAGACCCCCAGCGAGGTCGTCTACGAGGAGAACAAGCTCGAACTGCTGCACTACCAGCCCGAGGAGGCCGGCATCGAGCCCGACGAGACCCACGACGTGCCGATCCTCATCGTCTACGCGCTGATCAACAAGCCGTACATCCTCGACCTGCAGGAGGAGCGCTCCGTGGTGCGGCGCCTGCTCGAAGCGGGCCACGACGTGTATCTCATCGACTGGAACGAGCCCTCGCGGATGGACCAGCACCTCACGCTCGACGACTACGTCAACCGCTACATCGAGAACTGCGTCGACGTGGTCCGCGACCGGTCGAGCCAGGACAAGATCAACATCCTCGGCTACTGCATGGGCGGCACGATGTCGGCCATGTACGCCGCCTTGCACCCCGAGAAGGTCAACGCCCTGGGCCTGATGGCCGCGGGGCTGTGTTTCCAGGGCACCGGCGGCGTCCTCGAACAGTGGGGCTCCGACGAGTACTACGACCCCGAGGACGTGACCGACACCTTCGGCAACGTCCCCGCGGAGTTCCTCGATGTGGGCTTCGCGCTGATGGACCCCGTCGACAACTACGTCTCGAAGTACGTCCGCTTCTACGAGAACCTCGACAACGAGGACTTCGTCGAGAACTTCGGCCGGATGGAGCGGTGGCTCTCCGAGGGCATCGACGTCGCCGGCGAGGCCTACGACCAGTTCCTCACCGACCTCTACCAGGAGAACAAGCTCTACCACAACGAGATGGAACTGGACGGGGTCCACGTCGACGTCGAGAACATCGACATGCCCGTCCTGCAGATCATGGGCGAGTACGACCACCTCATCCCCGCCGACGCCTCCAAGCCGTTCAACGAGGTCGTCGGCAGCGACGACGTGACCACCATCGAGTACGCCACCGGCCACATCGGCCTCTCGGTGTCCTCGTCGTCCCACGAGGAGGTCTGGCCCGAGGTCTGCGAGTGGTACGCCGACCGCGCCCCGGCGACCGACGAGGAAGCCGCCGAGGAGGAGGCCGTCGCCGAGACGACCGCCGAGGACGAACCCGACAGCCCCGACGTGGACACCGTCGACGGCGTCGGCCCGACCTACGCCGACCGCCTGCGCGACGCCGGCATCGCCACCGTCGCCGACCTGGTCGCCAGCGAGCCCGCCGACGTGGCGGAGATCACCGGCGCGCCCGTCTCTCGCGTCGAAGACTGGTTCGAGCAGGTCGAGTAA
- a CDS encoding poly(R)-hydroxyalkanoic acid synthase subunit PhaE, whose protein sequence is MSNTNEMQEQWTEMVEEMNDAVADSLEQNMKAQAAFVESWAEAVEDSVPEDEAMAEGIQGYNRAYEVWMDAAEQMFERTTDAAQGDDVSPSEYRDIWLQSANEAFKEVMSTSAFAAANGQLVERMMEMRREADDVSQETISQLGFPTRDDMDEVGERLVELERRQQAVEQKLDRIIDHLEE, encoded by the coding sequence ATGAGCAACACCAACGAGATGCAGGAGCAGTGGACAGAGATGGTCGAGGAGATGAACGACGCGGTCGCCGACTCCCTCGAACAGAACATGAAGGCCCAGGCCGCCTTCGTCGAGTCGTGGGCCGAGGCCGTCGAGGACTCCGTGCCCGAGGACGAGGCGATGGCCGAAGGCATCCAGGGGTACAACCGCGCCTACGAGGTGTGGATGGACGCCGCCGAGCAGATGTTCGAGCGGACCACCGACGCCGCCCAGGGCGACGACGTCTCCCCCTCGGAGTACCGCGACATCTGGCTGCAGTCGGCCAACGAGGCGTTCAAGGAGGTCATGTCGACCAGCGCCTTCGCCGCCGCCAACGGCCAGCTCGTCGAGCGCATGATGGAGATGCGCCGCGAGGCCGACGACGTGAGCCAGGAGACCATCTCACAGCTCGGCTTCCCCACCCGCGACGACATGGACGAGGTCGGCGAGCGACTGGTCGAACTCGAACGACGCCAGCAGGCCGTCGAACAGAAACTCGACCGCATCATCGACCACCTGGAGGAGTAA
- a CDS encoding type II toxin-antitoxin system HicB family antitoxin, with protein sequence MGVQSREPDEFDTVTLTESDGYVVARDDDSGVASQGDTKAEALANLAEALELHERPDPDDAELEEATAPWLTDE encoded by the coding sequence ATGGGAGTCCAGTCCCGCGAACCCGACGAGTTCGACACCGTCACACTCACCGAGAGTGACGGCTACGTCGTCGCGCGTGACGACGATTCCGGGGTTGCGAGCCAGGGCGACACCAAAGCGGAGGCACTTGCCAACCTCGCCGAAGCGCTCGAACTCCACGAGCGACCGGACCCCGACGACGCGGAACTGGAAGAAGCCACTGCGCCATGGCTGACCGACGAGTAG
- a CDS encoding glutamate--cysteine ligase family protein: MSGSELAARVREAQAVDREAFDRRAAEEAERLKAEVTDGTFDNTEAIVGLELELYAVGARSGSLKRVPRGLLDLIGFEKELGLHNAEMQTSPQPLNEHGLVAQEQELKANLAPALKRTARDEIRLVSDGMWTVPPTGETATDYLCDSVEQDGVRIATNMSDAARYHTMANTDYPTGMRVEAPHVSLSADTVMPESLITSIQPHYQIPHAPDLPEYFRYALRVAGPLLALGVNAPFFPPDLYDDADDEAIVDDAWLENRIIVFEDVLNPAADDAPDKVRFPPDFDSVEEAIDDVVADETIVPMDVEAGQRFDDAFVHFRHKHGSYWRWIRPVFDGPTEPQANARIEFRPLPGQPTVRDAVSFQAVFAGLLTTLTSIEHPVRAMDWETARENFYAASREGLAADLTWITSDGEETTDLDHIYGELFEAARQGLETQGLSTDAARRYVRPLRERADRRITPARWKHDHVAAAVDQNVPLAEAIWGMQSAYVDHQEETLLEGTFVDWL; encoded by the coding sequence ATGTCCGGCTCCGAACTCGCGGCTCGCGTCCGGGAGGCACAGGCGGTCGACCGCGAGGCGTTCGACCGACGAGCCGCCGAGGAGGCCGAGCGACTCAAAGCCGAAGTGACCGACGGCACCTTCGACAACACGGAGGCCATCGTCGGCCTCGAACTCGAGCTGTACGCCGTCGGCGCCCGCTCGGGCTCGCTCAAGCGGGTGCCCCGCGGGTTGCTCGACCTCATCGGCTTCGAGAAGGAGCTGGGACTGCACAACGCCGAGATGCAGACCAGCCCCCAGCCGCTCAACGAGCACGGTCTCGTCGCACAGGAGCAGGAACTGAAGGCGAACCTCGCGCCCGCCCTGAAGCGGACCGCTCGCGACGAGATCCGCCTCGTCAGCGACGGCATGTGGACGGTCCCCCCCACTGGAGAGACCGCGACCGACTACCTCTGTGACTCGGTCGAACAGGACGGCGTCCGCATCGCGACCAACATGTCCGACGCCGCCCGCTACCACACGATGGCCAACACGGACTATCCGACGGGGATGCGCGTCGAGGCGCCCCACGTCTCGCTGTCGGCCGACACCGTCATGCCCGAGAGCCTCATCACCTCCATCCAGCCGCACTACCAGATCCCCCACGCGCCCGACCTGCCCGAGTACTTCCGCTACGCGCTGCGCGTGGCCGGTCCGCTGCTCGCCCTGGGCGTCAACGCCCCCTTCTTCCCGCCGGACCTCTACGACGACGCCGACGACGAGGCCATCGTCGACGACGCCTGGCTGGAGAACCGCATCATCGTCTTCGAGGACGTGCTCAACCCGGCTGCCGACGACGCCCCCGACAAGGTGCGGTTCCCGCCGGACTTCGACAGCGTCGAGGAAGCCATCGACGACGTCGTCGCCGACGAGACCATCGTCCCGATGGACGTGGAGGCGGGCCAGCGCTTCGACGACGCGTTCGTCCACTTCCGGCACAAACACGGCAGCTACTGGCGGTGGATCCGCCCGGTCTTCGACGGCCCCACCGAGCCCCAGGCCAACGCCCGCATCGAGTTCCGCCCGCTGCCCGGTCAGCCCACCGTCCGCGACGCAGTCAGCTTTCAGGCGGTGTTCGCCGGCCTGCTCACCACGCTCACCAGCATCGAACACCCCGTCCGCGCGATGGACTGGGAGACCGCCCGCGAGAACTTCTACGCCGCCAGCCGCGAGGGGCTGGCCGCGGACCTCACCTGGATCACCTCCGACGGCGAGGAGACGACCGACCTCGACCACATCTACGGCGAACTGTTCGAGGCCGCCCGCCAGGGCCTCGAAACCCAGGGCCTCTCGACCGACGCCGCCCGCCGCTACGTCCGCCCGCTGCGCGAGCGGGCCGACCGACGGATCACCCCCGCCCGCTGGAAACACGACCACGTCGCCGCCGCCGTCGACCAGAACGTCCCTCTCGCCGAGGCCATCTGGGGGATGCAGTCGGCCTACGTCGACCATCAGGAGGAGACGCTGCTGGAAGGCACGTTCGTCGACTGGCTGTGA
- a CDS encoding DUF7286 family protein — MSPRRPQTLSIATSNRARIPFAVVGVLLLITSATVVGVIQSRDGADTETDIALAVDQSRASAQSVVREAVSDAASAAAQKPVTVPADTPAGRALAAGASDPDPDAVYRRYLKLRAYLETQAQLDSSRQRLSDGSVTRTSLPPVSYTESSIQSAIGRVDLEAGMDDRSDDLSNGTITATIDGLTTEVVEEGEIRASETESITVSVASTSLLLQHKTQKYQDRLAKGFFDSGTSGFGKQFAARLYPLMYAKAYYERMAPPGKADAFDKMVMKKDIEVLANSANFAVQGEVFGTRDPGYTRVMGSAYACMALRNVEKLYDAGAFSRSGPGASSSSDDYTEGAGGSSLDDQGSTSDWKSRYGLGSTPTGLNAKDFCAAASMLTGGASGTPPSSVQEVVNQFIGQQAQRAFNKKSTVEIDKFAEPALDEVLAQSVDYDPEYSDDTEQEDPNGTDEAPEIDEDLPSDFSGRNTFERLIDRIYSYSVSTSTGGAAKVSGEMPEASAPPGSGWSVFDDGNVKVDRTADVTVDHTEVWDESTARTRDLHEFRVEVTNVLKETDEYRRQEPCSSGSGSSTATPTGPCYEYEDRTDYERVTWEVDVTVGGTYSDDPDINVSHNGTDGAYTGSSPNFEEAIAESIRGGLNVDPGDPDGNFGDAISTGSIESAGDLESAVSDQISGITTLNSDTFLSASERSDLETALEDEVVGLHDHVVGDESAPPRPVSDLQVSPTEMATGSDVFGPLRERTNTSHHVYYDTSGSYDSAREKAIAEARMEYVDAVHRWVDRVESARSESSSDVNDEISSEVDGVTDVMNEGLAFASNQIDGSGPLYSPGTMSDTDLLGDIRYTVDASPTYLTTGPVSRATVPAVRPSYATVTEAGDTQHVPMAVRKHNTFGYPGVPIVPWPTYWYLSVDHWSVQVNGEYGRFEVTADNSAPASPKTTTYVRQAMPVDLEIAGQKRRVGQVDPINFSGSTAVVIPVPGGTVYPKPRYGVGDDWRIKGGPNSKPWQNMCSATWSHVGPGFNPGAINPDECSNINDGGGPIEASLADYVPGSSAVSDVPLEWDDDDGEFEFDAPGPDNCEEDDLTEKLEEDSDSELDSATSGMEWYDGLSDSLQERLWRGQFCQLPTDRYKGRYAEFINGDEPGDAGDDDVATTWRDTIVLTRYDHENIENALDYLLRDENGNGMSLAEEHDIQRFMTARYTNDVEFASHGGVDSHREPGIVTEFTTDIDEDQFVRIFDNESGYGPSGSWLARQPEVRSYDRTALIDTFALWDGDVVGDGNDAWGNYSCIAKAYVPEGVDMRVSYSGGFHPNNYPKLDDEALASAEYGGELSGGEIQYEIVGSPGQVPDDHWRPLGSIEELTKKSEFDGRWGAVGDPGDPLPVSSGHDCNVSP; from the coding sequence ATGAGCCCGAGACGACCACAGACACTGTCGATCGCAACGAGCAACAGAGCGCGGATCCCCTTCGCCGTCGTCGGCGTGTTGCTGTTGATCACCAGCGCCACCGTCGTCGGGGTGATACAGTCGCGCGACGGTGCCGACACCGAGACGGATATCGCGCTCGCGGTGGATCAGTCCCGGGCGTCCGCCCAGTCGGTCGTCCGAGAGGCGGTCTCGGACGCGGCGAGCGCCGCCGCACAGAAACCGGTCACCGTCCCCGCGGACACGCCGGCCGGCCGAGCGCTGGCGGCCGGCGCCAGCGATCCCGACCCCGACGCCGTCTACCGGCGGTACCTGAAACTGCGGGCCTATCTCGAAACGCAGGCGCAACTGGACAGCTCTCGCCAGCGACTGAGCGACGGGTCGGTCACCCGCACGTCGCTCCCGCCGGTCAGCTACACCGAGTCGTCGATCCAGTCGGCGATCGGTCGCGTCGACCTCGAAGCGGGGATGGACGACCGCTCCGACGACCTGAGCAACGGGACGATCACCGCGACGATAGACGGGCTCACGACCGAAGTCGTCGAAGAGGGCGAGATCCGCGCCAGCGAGACCGAGTCGATCACCGTCTCCGTCGCGTCGACGAGCCTGTTGCTCCAGCACAAGACCCAGAAGTATCAGGACCGGCTCGCGAAGGGCTTTTTCGACTCCGGGACCAGCGGCTTCGGCAAGCAGTTCGCCGCCCGGCTGTACCCGCTGATGTACGCCAAGGCCTACTACGAGCGGATGGCGCCGCCCGGGAAGGCCGACGCGTTCGACAAGATGGTGATGAAAAAGGACATCGAGGTGCTGGCCAACAGCGCCAACTTCGCCGTCCAGGGCGAGGTCTTCGGGACGCGAGACCCGGGCTACACGCGCGTAATGGGGTCGGCCTACGCCTGTATGGCCCTCCGGAACGTCGAGAAGCTGTACGACGCGGGCGCGTTCAGTCGGTCGGGGCCCGGCGCGAGCAGTTCCAGCGACGACTACACCGAGGGCGCCGGGGGGAGCAGTCTCGACGACCAGGGGTCGACCAGCGATTGGAAGAGCCGGTACGGACTCGGGAGTACGCCGACCGGCCTGAACGCCAAGGACTTCTGTGCGGCCGCGTCGATGCTCACTGGCGGCGCGAGCGGGACCCCGCCAAGCTCCGTCCAGGAGGTCGTCAACCAGTTCATCGGCCAGCAGGCCCAGCGGGCGTTCAACAAGAAGAGCACCGTCGAGATCGACAAGTTCGCCGAGCCGGCGCTCGACGAGGTGCTCGCCCAGTCGGTCGACTACGACCCCGAGTACAGCGACGACACCGAGCAGGAGGACCCCAACGGGACCGACGAGGCCCCCGAAATCGACGAGGACCTTCCCTCCGATTTCTCCGGGCGCAACACCTTCGAGCGGCTGATCGACCGGATCTACTCCTACTCCGTCTCCACGAGCACCGGCGGCGCCGCGAAGGTCTCCGGGGAGATGCCCGAGGCGTCCGCACCGCCCGGCAGCGGCTGGTCGGTCTTCGACGACGGGAACGTGAAAGTCGACCGCACCGCCGACGTCACCGTCGACCACACCGAGGTCTGGGACGAGTCGACGGCGCGGACCCGCGACCTCCACGAGTTCCGCGTCGAGGTGACGAACGTCCTGAAGGAGACGGACGAATACAGGCGCCAGGAGCCGTGCTCGTCGGGGTCCGGGTCGAGCACCGCCACGCCGACCGGTCCGTGTTACGAGTACGAGGACCGGACCGACTACGAGCGCGTCACCTGGGAGGTGGACGTGACCGTCGGCGGGACCTACAGCGACGATCCCGACATCAACGTCTCGCACAACGGGACCGACGGCGCCTACACCGGGTCGAGCCCGAACTTCGAGGAGGCCATCGCCGAGTCGATCCGCGGGGGGCTGAACGTCGACCCCGGCGATCCGGACGGCAACTTCGGGGACGCCATCTCGACGGGGTCGATCGAGAGCGCCGGCGACCTCGAATCGGCGGTCTCCGACCAGATATCCGGTATCACGACACTGAACTCCGACACGTTCCTCTCGGCGAGCGAGCGTTCGGACCTCGAGACCGCGCTCGAAGACGAGGTGGTCGGCCTCCACGACCACGTGGTCGGCGACGAGTCGGCGCCGCCTCGACCCGTCTCGGACCTGCAAGTTTCGCCGACGGAGATGGCGACCGGTAGCGACGTGTTCGGCCCGCTGCGCGAGCGCACCAACACGTCACACCACGTCTACTACGACACGTCGGGGAGCTACGACAGCGCCCGCGAGAAGGCCATCGCCGAGGCGCGCATGGAGTACGTCGACGCGGTCCACCGGTGGGTCGACCGCGTCGAGAGCGCGCGGTCGGAGTCCTCCAGCGACGTGAACGACGAAATCTCCAGCGAGGTCGACGGCGTGACGGACGTGATGAACGAGGGACTGGCGTTCGCGTCGAACCAGATCGACGGGTCGGGACCGCTGTACAGCCCGGGGACGATGTCAGACACGGACCTGCTGGGGGACATCCGCTACACGGTCGACGCCTCGCCGACGTACCTGACGACGGGGCCGGTCAGCCGTGCGACGGTGCCGGCGGTGCGGCCGAGTTACGCGACCGTCACCGAGGCGGGCGACACCCAACACGTCCCGATGGCCGTCAGGAAGCACAACACGTTCGGCTACCCCGGGGTGCCGATCGTGCCCTGGCCGACCTACTGGTACCTGTCGGTCGACCACTGGTCGGTCCAGGTCAACGGCGAGTACGGCCGCTTCGAGGTGACGGCGGACAACAGCGCGCCGGCGTCGCCCAAGACGACGACGTACGTCCGCCAGGCGATGCCCGTCGACCTGGAGATCGCCGGCCAGAAACGCCGCGTGGGGCAGGTCGACCCGATCAACTTCTCCGGATCGACCGCCGTGGTGATCCCGGTGCCCGGCGGGACCGTCTACCCGAAGCCCCGGTACGGGGTGGGCGACGACTGGCGGATCAAGGGCGGTCCCAACAGCAAGCCCTGGCAGAACATGTGCTCGGCGACGTGGAGCCACGTCGGGCCCGGGTTCAACCCCGGGGCGATCAACCCGGACGAGTGTAGCAACATCAACGACGGCGGCGGACCGATCGAAGCGTCGCTGGCGGACTACGTGCCGGGGAGCAGCGCGGTCAGCGACGTTCCCCTGGAGTGGGACGACGACGACGGGGAATTCGAATTCGACGCGCCCGGGCCGGACAACTGCGAGGAAGACGATCTGACCGAGAAACTGGAGGAGGACAGTGACTCGGAGCTCGATTCGGCCACCAGCGGGATGGAGTGGTACGACGGGCTCTCGGACTCGCTCCAAGAGCGGCTCTGGAGGGGGCAGTTCTGTCAGCTCCCTACCGACCGGTACAAGGGTCGCTACGCGGAGTTCATCAACGGGGACGAACCCGGTGACGCCGGTGACGACGACGTCGCCACCACCTGGCGGGACACGATCGTCCTGACCCGCTACGACCACGAGAACATCGAGAACGCGCTCGATTACCTCCTGCGCGACGAGAACGGCAACGGAATGAGTCTCGCCGAGGAACACGACATCCAGCGGTTCATGACCGCCCGGTATACGAACGACGTTGAATTCGCCAGTCACGGTGGTGTCGACTCGCACAGAGAGCCCGGGATCGTGACGGAATTCACGACGGACATCGATGAAGACCAGTTCGTGCGGATCTTCGACAACGAGAGCGGCTATGGCCCCAGTGGTAGCTGGTTGGCCCGCCAGCCGGAAGTCCGTAGCTACGACAGGACTGCCCTAATCGATACGTTCGCTCTCTGGGACGGAGACGTCGTCGGTGATGGGAACGATGCCTGGGGGAACTACAGTTGCATCGCGAAGGCGTACGTTCCAGAGGGGGTCGACATGCGAGTGAGCTATTCGGGCGGGTTCCATCCGAACAACTATCCGAAACTGGACGACGAAGCGCTCGCAAGTGCCGAGTACGGTGGTGAGTTGAGTGGCGGGGAGATCCAGTACGAGATCGTCGGGAGCCCGGGTCAGGTGCCCGACGACCACTGGCGACCGCTCGGATCGATCGAGGAACTCACAAAGAAGAGTGAATTCGACGGTCGATGGGGAGCGGTCGGAGATCCGGGAGACCCTCTCCCCGTTTCCTCGGGACACGATTGTAACGTGAGTCCGTAA
- a CDS encoding type II toxin-antitoxin system HicA family toxin encodes MSRPYSGRELINALRKWNFRRVDQTGSHVKLRYVDPNTGEKRTVTVPLHDEVATDTLRSIADQAGAEDFQSFLDAIDDLV; translated from the coding sequence GTGTCTCGGCCCTATTCCGGACGGGAACTGATCAACGCGCTTCGGAAGTGGAACTTCCGGCGCGTCGATCAGACCGGGAGTCACGTGAAACTCCGGTACGTCGACCCGAACACGGGCGAGAAACGGACCGTCACGGTCCCGTTGCACGACGAAGTCGCGACCGACACGCTCCGTTCTATCGCGGACCAGGCCGGTGCCGAGGACTTTCAGTCGTTTCTCGACGCGATCGACGACCTCGTGTAG
- a CDS encoding AbrB/MazE/SpoVT family DNA-binding domain-containing protein has product MTDESDGPTWPPMFSGMQEMSEQAMESQQEMLSQMMQAGAGGLDMNQLGAMSQTATFKTRVQSGGRISIPDAEREALDIEEGDIVQTVVIPVKRNRE; this is encoded by the coding sequence ATGACCGACGAGAGCGACGGTCCGACGTGGCCGCCGATGTTCAGCGGGATGCAGGAGATGAGTGAGCAGGCGATGGAGAGCCAGCAGGAGATGCTGAGTCAGATGATGCAGGCGGGGGCTGGCGGGCTGGACATGAACCAGCTCGGCGCGATGAGCCAGACGGCGACGTTCAAGACGCGCGTCCAGTCGGGCGGACGGATCTCTATTCCCGACGCCGAGCGCGAGGCGCTGGACATCGAAGAGGGCGACATCGTTCAGACCGTCGTCATCCCGGTCAAGCGGAACAGAGAGTGA
- a CDS encoding class I SAM-dependent methyltransferase, whose amino-acid sequence MDERDDRLAVVVDKPRAEAVIDDLERAGVYDADRSVREFDEGSVSLPVTAVPEAVDYREVVRQVGEPRLRDLADHLRERGWTDEEVELAPSSWAVLGTVVLVDIGDAPRPAELGEALLDLHGAADTVLARGPVTGAHREPDVTVLAGEGDTETVHREHGTTYAMDLAEVMFSPGNKAERARMGDEVSEGERVVDMFAGIGYFALPMARAGADVTAIERNPASFEFLLENVRRNGVTDRVQPYRADCRDVLRVAAEPPRTDEVGDADPAQVDSATDVRADRVVMGHYDASEPRSEDSRSPSDASHEYLDSALGALEPGGVVHMHEATPETLVPDRPVERLRAAAAERGRSVDVLETRRVKGYSEGVAHVVVDARVE is encoded by the coding sequence ATGGACGAGCGTGACGACCGACTGGCGGTCGTCGTCGACAAGCCCCGCGCCGAGGCGGTCATCGACGACCTCGAACGGGCGGGGGTCTACGACGCCGACCGCTCGGTCCGCGAGTTCGACGAGGGGAGCGTCTCGCTCCCGGTGACGGCGGTACCCGAGGCCGTCGACTACCGCGAGGTCGTGCGACAGGTGGGCGAGCCGCGTCTGCGTGACCTCGCCGACCACCTCCGCGAGCGCGGCTGGACCGACGAGGAGGTCGAACTGGCGCCGTCGTCCTGGGCGGTGCTGGGGACGGTCGTCCTCGTCGACATCGGCGACGCGCCCCGGCCCGCGGAACTCGGCGAGGCGCTGCTGGACCTGCACGGCGCCGCCGACACCGTCCTCGCCCGGGGACCGGTCACCGGCGCCCACCGCGAGCCCGACGTGACGGTGCTGGCGGGCGAGGGCGATACCGAGACCGTCCACCGCGAGCACGGTACCACCTACGCGATGGACCTGGCGGAGGTGATGTTCTCGCCGGGGAACAAGGCCGAGCGAGCGCGGATGGGCGATGAGGTGAGCGAGGGCGAGCGCGTCGTCGACATGTTCGCCGGGATCGGTTACTTCGCGCTGCCGATGGCCCGCGCCGGGGCGGACGTGACCGCCATCGAGCGAAACCCCGCATCCTTCGAATTCCTGCTGGAGAACGTCCGGCGCAACGGGGTCACCGACCGCGTCCAGCCCTACCGGGCGGACTGTCGGGACGTGCTGCGCGTGGCGGCGGAGCCGCCACGGACCGACGAGGTCGGCGACGCCGACCCCGCGCAGGTCGACTCGGCGACGGACGTGCGCGCCGACCGGGTCGTGATGGGCCACTACGACGCTTCCGAGCCGCGCTCGGAAGACAGTCGGAGTCCCTCCGACGCTTCCCACGAGTACCTCGACAGCGCGCTGGGCGCGCTCGAACCCGGCGGCGTCGTCCACATGCACGAGGCGACGCCGGAGACGCTGGTGCCCGACCGCCCCGTCGAGCGACTGCGCGCGGCCGCCGCCGAGCGCGGCCGGTCGGTCGACGTCCTCGAAACGCGCCGCGTCAAGGGTTACAGCGAGGGCGTGGCCCACGTCGTCGTCGACGCGCGCGTCGAGTGA